One window of the Shimwellia blattae DSM 4481 = NBRC 105725 genome contains the following:
- the mdoC gene encoding glucans biosynthesis protein MdoC: MSKTPPQREFFLDSIRAWLMLLGIPFHISLIYSAHRWHVNSATASWYLTLFNDFIHAFRMQVFFVISGYFSYMLFLRYPRRKWWKVRVERVGIPMLTAIPLLTLPQFIFLQQIKGQWHNWPSLSLYQKYNTLVWDLVSHLWFLLVLVILTTCALILFQRLKKNNRLFLQAAYTQPLTMKKLSVLFFVLGLLYAALRRGLFILHPALLSDGLFNFTVMQTLFYLPFFLLGALIFKNAQLKAQFIAPSRGCQAGAALAFIAYLLNQHYGSGDQWLYETESVITMVLGLWMVNVVFSFGHRFLNGHSARITYFVNASLFIYLVHHPLTLVYGAWITPHIHSSLLGFAGGLVFVIGIALVLYEIHLRIPLLRFLFSGKPQPKNSAA; this comes from the coding sequence ATGAGTAAGACCCCCCCACAGCGTGAATTCTTCCTTGATTCCATTCGGGCCTGGCTGATGTTGTTAGGCATTCCATTTCACATATCCTTAATCTATTCAGCACATCGCTGGCATGTGAATAGCGCAACCGCCTCCTGGTACTTAACGCTGTTTAATGATTTTATTCACGCATTCCGCATGCAGGTCTTTTTTGTTATTTCCGGTTACTTTTCATACATGCTGTTTTTACGCTACCCGCGCCGGAAATGGTGGAAAGTGCGGGTTGAGCGGGTCGGCATCCCGATGCTGACAGCCATTCCTTTATTAACCCTGCCGCAGTTTATTTTCCTGCAGCAGATCAAAGGTCAGTGGCATAACTGGCCCAGCCTGAGCCTTTACCAGAAATACAACACATTAGTCTGGGATTTAGTCTCGCATCTGTGGTTTCTGCTGGTGCTGGTGATCCTCACCACCTGCGCACTTATCCTTTTTCAGCGGCTGAAAAAAAATAACCGTCTGTTCCTGCAGGCAGCATATACACAACCGCTGACGATGAAAAAACTTTCAGTGCTATTTTTTGTACTGGGTTTGCTATATGCCGCCCTGCGTCGCGGCCTGTTTATTCTGCACCCGGCGCTGCTGAGCGACGGATTGTTTAATTTTACAGTTATGCAGACCCTGTTTTATTTACCCTTCTTTCTGCTGGGCGCGCTGATTTTTAAAAACGCGCAGCTCAAGGCGCAGTTTATCGCGCCGTCGCGCGGGTGCCAGGCGGGCGCGGCGCTGGCCTTTATTGCTTATCTGCTTAACCAGCATTACGGCAGTGGCGATCAGTGGCTTTATGAAACCGAGAGCGTCATTACGATGGTTCTGGGGCTATGGATGGTGAATGTGGTCTTTTCGTTCGGCCACCGGTTTCTGAACGGGCACTCGGCGCGGATCACCTACTTTGTTAACGCGTCGCTGTTTATCTATCTGGTGCACCACCCCCTCACCTTAGTGTACGGGGCGTGGATAACCCCCCATATTCACTCCAGTTTGCTGGGGTTTGCCGGCGGGCTGGTGTTTGTTATCGGTATTGCGCTGGTGCTGTATGAAATCCACCTGCGCATTCCGCTGCTGCGGTTTTTATTTTCCGGTAAGCCACAGCCTAAAAACAGCGCGGCCTGA
- a CDS encoding YceK/YidQ family lipoprotein, with protein sequence MKAIIVVLFSLALSGCGSIISRTVPGQGHGNQYYPGVQWDLRDSPWRYVTVIDLPFSLIFDTLLLPIDASHGPYE encoded by the coding sequence GTGAAAGCAATTATTGTTGTGCTGTTCAGTCTGGCCCTCTCCGGGTGTGGCAGTATCATCAGCCGTACAGTGCCGGGGCAGGGACACGGTAATCAGTATTACCCCGGCGTGCAGTGGGATCTGCGCGATTCGCCCTGGCGCTATGTGACGGTGATTGATCTGCCGTTCTCCCTGATCTTTGATACGCTGCTGCTGCCCATCGATGCCAGCCACGGCCCGTATGAGTGA
- the mdoG gene encoding glucans biosynthesis protein MdoG, giving the protein MMKMGWLSAAVVLSLYTTSVWAFSIDDVAKQAKSLAGKAYEAPKSNLPSLFRDMKYADYQQIQFNHEKAYWNKIKTPFKLEFYHQGMYFDTPVVINEVTANSVRRIKYSPDYFTFGNVKHDKDSVKDLGFAGFKVLYPVNSKDKQDEIASFLGASYFRMIGAGQTYGLSARGLAIDTALPSGEEFPRFREFWIERPKANEKRITIFALLDSPRATGAYRFVVIPGRDTVVNVQSKVYLRDKVGKLGVAPLTSMFLFGPNQPSPTTNFRPELHDSNGLSIQAGNGEWIWRPLNNPKRLAVSSYATENPKGFGLLQRGRQFARFEDLDDRYDKRPSAWVTPVGDWGKGRVELVEIPTNDETNDNIVAYWTPDQLPAAGKEMNYKYNITFSRDEEKLHAADSAQVVQTRRSTGDVKQSNLIRQPDGTIAFVVDFAGPAMKKLAENTPVTAQTSIGDNGEIVENSVRYNPVTKGWRLTLRVKLKDDKKTTDMRAALVNGDQTLSETWSYQLPANE; this is encoded by the coding sequence ATGATGAAAATGGGTTGGCTGAGCGCGGCAGTTGTGCTGTCTCTTTATACTACTTCAGTGTGGGCCTTCTCTATTGATGATGTCGCAAAACAAGCAAAATCACTGGCTGGCAAAGCCTATGAAGCGCCGAAGAGCAACTTGCCGTCCCTGTTCCGTGATATGAAATATGCGGATTATCAACAGATCCAGTTCAATCATGAGAAGGCATACTGGAACAAGATTAAAACCCCGTTCAAACTCGAATTTTATCACCAGGGGATGTACTTCGATACGCCGGTGGTGATCAACGAAGTCACGGCGAACAGTGTCCGGAGAATCAAATATAGCCCGGATTACTTTACCTTTGGCAACGTTAAACATGATAAAGACAGCGTAAAAGATCTTGGTTTCGCCGGGTTTAAAGTGCTGTATCCGGTGAACAGCAAAGATAAACAGGATGAAATTGCCAGCTTCCTCGGCGCCAGCTATTTCCGCATGATCGGCGCCGGGCAAACCTATGGTTTGTCGGCCCGCGGCCTGGCCATTGATACGGCTTTACCGTCCGGGGAAGAGTTCCCGCGTTTTCGTGAATTCTGGATAGAGCGCCCGAAAGCCAACGAAAAGCGCATCACCATTTTTGCCTTGCTTGACTCCCCCAGAGCCACCGGTGCCTACCGGTTTGTGGTGATACCTGGCCGGGATACGGTGGTCAATGTGCAGTCTAAAGTGTACCTGCGTGACAAGGTAGGTAAGCTCGGGGTGGCACCGCTGACCAGTATGTTCCTGTTCGGGCCGAACCAGCCTTCACCGACCACTAACTTCCGCCCGGAACTGCATGATTCTAACGGTCTGTCGATTCAGGCTGGCAATGGTGAGTGGATCTGGCGTCCGCTGAACAATCCTAAACGTCTGGCGGTAAGCAGCTATGCCACCGAAAACCCGAAAGGGTTTGGCCTGTTGCAGCGTGGTCGTCAGTTCGCGCGGTTTGAAGATCTGGACGATCGCTATGACAAGCGCCCCAGTGCCTGGGTTACCCCGGTAGGTGACTGGGGTAAAGGCCGGGTTGAGCTGGTGGAGATCCCCACCAATGACGAAACCAACGATAATATCGTGGCCTACTGGACCCCGGATCAGCTGCCGGCAGCGGGCAAGGAGATGAACTATAAGTACAACATCACCTTCAGCCGGGACGAAGAAAAACTGCACGCGGCAGACAGCGCGCAAGTTGTGCAGACCCGCCGCTCCACGGGGGATGTAAAACAGTCTAACCTGATTCGCCAGCCTGATGGCACCATCGCGTTTGTGGTGGATTTTGCTGGCCCGGCGATGAAAAAACTGGCGGAAAACACCCCGGTCACTGCGCAAACCAGTATTGGTGATAACGGTGAAATCGTTGAAAACAGTGTGCGCTATAACCCGGTCACTAAAGGCTGGCGTTTAACGCTGCGCGTGAAACTGAAAGACGATAAGAAAACCACGGACATGCGTGCGGCGCTGGTGAATGGCGATCAGACGCTGAGTGAAACCTGGAGCTACCAGCTACCTGCTAATGAATAA
- a CDS encoding rhodanese-related sulfurtransferase produces the protein MPVLHNRINNNALRAQVQADNIARTTVSFYKYFTLNDPQQARDTLYSAFTALGVLGRIYLAREGINAQISVPTANLEALRATIYQFDPHLDGLRLNIALDDDGKSFWVLRMKVRERIVADGIDDPTFDASAVGEYLDAAAVNALAEDPDTLFVDMRNHYEYEVGHFENALEVPADTFREQLPKAVEMLAPHRDKNIVMYCTGGIRCEKASAWMRHNGFNKVYHIEGGIIEYARKAREQGLPVRFTGKNFVFDQRMGERISDEIIAHCHQCGARCDTHTNCANTGCHLLFIQCPACAAKYQGCCSERCRDALALPQEARHRAGHDTGERIFNKSRGALDTLRGGVAPRRR, from the coding sequence ATGCCAGTGTTACACAACCGAATTAACAATAATGCCCTGCGCGCCCAGGTGCAGGCGGACAATATTGCCCGTACCACCGTCTCTTTTTATAAATACTTCACCTTAAACGACCCGCAACAGGCCCGGGATACGCTCTACAGCGCGTTTACCGCCCTGGGGGTGCTGGGGCGCATTTATCTGGCCCGGGAGGGCATTAACGCCCAGATCAGCGTGCCCACCGCTAATCTGGAGGCCCTGCGCGCGACCATTTATCAGTTTGACCCGCACCTCGACGGGCTGCGGCTGAATATTGCGCTGGATGACGACGGTAAATCGTTCTGGGTGCTGCGCATGAAAGTTCGCGAGCGGATTGTGGCCGACGGCATTGATGATCCGACCTTTGACGCCAGCGCCGTGGGGGAGTACCTGGACGCGGCCGCGGTCAACGCGCTGGCAGAGGATCCGGATACCCTGTTTGTGGATATGCGCAACCACTATGAATATGAAGTGGGCCACTTTGAGAATGCGCTGGAAGTCCCGGCGGATACCTTCCGTGAGCAGCTACCGAAAGCCGTGGAAATGCTGGCACCGCACCGGGATAAAAATATCGTGATGTACTGTACTGGCGGTATCCGCTGTGAGAAGGCCAGCGCCTGGATGCGCCATAACGGCTTTAATAAGGTGTACCACATTGAAGGCGGGATCATTGAGTATGCCCGCAAAGCCCGGGAGCAGGGGCTGCCGGTGCGGTTCACTGGTAAAAACTTTGTCTTTGACCAGCGGATGGGGGAGCGCATCTCCGACGAGATTATCGCCCACTGTCACCAGTGTGGCGCCCGGTGCGATACGCACACCAACTGCGCGAATACCGGCTGCCACCTGCTGTTTATCCAGTGCCCGGCCTGCGCGGCGAAGTACCAGGGGTGCTGTAGCGAACGCTGCCGGGATGCGCTGGCATTACCGCAGGAGGCGCGCCACCGGGCCGGTCACGATACCGGGGAGCGGATTTTTAATAAATCCCGTGGCGCGCTCGATACCCTGCGCGGGGGCGTGGCACCCCGGCGGCGTTAG
- the solA gene encoding N-methyl-L-tryptophan oxidase gives MEYDFIVVGSGSVGAAAGYYATRAGLRVLMIDAAHPPHKQGSHHGTTRLMRHAYGEGEYYVPLVLRAQQLWRELQAHCSEPVFDKTGVLNLGPADSSFLATVAHSASRWSLPLERLDAAQLRQRWGQISVPDNYIGLYEPDAGVLYSEKAVETWIRLAREAGCAQLFNCPVSAINTGDGGVAVTTPEGEYRARKLLLSAGTWVKTLYPRLPVTPVRKVFAWYQGDGRFATTNHFPAFTAELPDGSQFYGFPAENDALKTGKHNGGQVISRPEQRVPFGQHPGDGAEAFPLLRQILPGIGGCLFGEACTYDNTPDGNFIVDTLPGIPEAMVITGLSGHGFKFASVLGEIACQFACGQPSGFDLAPFRLDRPALRAAC, from the coding sequence ATGGAATATGATTTTATCGTTGTCGGCAGCGGATCTGTTGGTGCTGCTGCCGGGTATTATGCTACCCGCGCCGGGTTACGGGTGCTGATGATCGATGCCGCACACCCGCCACATAAGCAAGGCAGCCACCACGGAACAACGCGCCTGATGCGCCACGCCTATGGCGAGGGTGAATACTATGTACCGCTGGTACTGCGCGCCCAACAACTATGGCGCGAACTCCAGGCCCACTGTAGCGAACCGGTGTTTGACAAAACCGGCGTGTTAAACCTCGGCCCGGCGGATTCCTCCTTCCTGGCAACCGTTGCCCACAGCGCCAGCCGCTGGTCACTGCCCCTTGAACGGCTGGATGCCGCCCAGCTGCGCCAGCGCTGGGGGCAAATCAGCGTGCCGGACAACTATATCGGCCTGTACGAGCCGGACGCGGGCGTCCTGTACAGCGAGAAAGCCGTCGAAACCTGGATCCGGCTGGCCCGGGAGGCAGGCTGCGCCCAGCTCTTTAACTGCCCGGTCAGCGCAATTAACACCGGTGACGGTGGCGTGGCGGTCACCACGCCGGAAGGCGAATACCGCGCCCGGAAATTATTGCTCAGTGCCGGGACATGGGTAAAAACGCTGTACCCCCGGTTGCCCGTAACCCCGGTTCGCAAGGTGTTCGCCTGGTACCAGGGCGATGGCCGCTTCGCCACCACCAACCACTTCCCGGCCTTTACCGCCGAACTGCCGGACGGCAGCCAGTTCTACGGTTTCCCGGCAGAGAATGACGCCCTGAAAACAGGCAAACATAATGGCGGCCAGGTGATCAGCCGCCCGGAGCAGCGGGTGCCCTTTGGTCAGCATCCCGGCGACGGCGCAGAAGCCTTTCCGCTCCTGCGCCAGATCCTGCCCGGGATCGGCGGCTGCCTGTTCGGGGAGGCCTGCACCTACGACAACACCCCGGACGGGAACTTTATTGTCGATACCCTCCCCGGGATCCCGGAGGCGATGGTGATAACCGGGCTCAGCGGCCACGGCTTTAAGTTTGCCAGCGTGCTGGGAGAGATAGCCTGCCAGTTTGCCTGCGGGCAGCCTTCCGGCTTTGATCTGGCGCCGTTCCGGCTGGATCGCCCGGCGCTCCGCGCCGCCTGCTGA
- the mdoH gene encoding glucans biosynthesis glucosyltransferase MdoH, with translation MNKSTETMPDYIASLPLSAEQKAALPKSDLQALHQALDAEHRTFPREDDAAQGSVAARLEATWPDSLGGQQLIKDSENRDQLQAMPKIHRSSMIPDPWRTNPVGRFWDRLRGQDNSSDYLNRLSDEEKAHEMKWRTVGTLRRYVLLILTLVQTVIATWYMKTILPYQGWALINPADMVGQDLWISFMQLLPYVLQSGILILFAILFCWVSSGFWTALMGFLQLLIGKDRYSISASTVGDEPLNPAHRTALIMPICNEDVNRVFAGLRATWESVKATGQQQHFDVYILSDSYNPDICVAEQKAWMELIAEVGGEGQIFYRRRRRRLKRKSGNIDDFCRRWGSQYSYMVVLDADSVMSGECLTGLVRLMEANPNAGIIQSAPRASGMDTLYARCQQFATRVYGPLFTAGLHFWQLGESHYWGHNAIIRVKPFIEHCALAPLPGEGNFAGSILSHDFVEAALMRRAGWGVWIAYDLPGSYEELPPNLLDELKRDRRWCQGNLMNFRLFLVKGMHPVHRAVFLTGVMSYLSAPLWFMFLALSTALQVVHALTEPQYFLQPRQLFPVWPQWRPELAIALFASTMVLLFLPKLLSIILIWCKGTREYGGFIRVTISLLLEVLFSVLLAPVRMLFHTVFVVSAFLGWEVVWNSPQRDDDSTPWGEAFMRHGSQMLLGLVWAAGMAWLDLRFLFWLAPIVVSLILSPFVSVISSRATVGLRTRRWKLFLIPEEYQQPKVLQATDTYLALNRSRELSDGFMHAVFNPSLNALACAMATARHRASHVLEIARDRHVEQALNENPDKLNRDRRLVLLSDPVTMARMHYRVWSNPEKYSSWVQQYDQCHLNPQAFKPHG, from the coding sequence ATGAATAAGTCGACTGAAACCATGCCCGATTATATTGCGTCCCTTCCGCTTTCTGCTGAGCAGAAAGCGGCGCTTCCGAAATCGGATTTACAGGCTCTCCATCAGGCGCTGGATGCGGAGCACCGCACCTTCCCGCGCGAAGATGACGCCGCCCAGGGATCGGTCGCCGCCCGCTTAGAGGCGACCTGGCCGGACTCTCTGGGAGGTCAGCAGCTGATCAAAGATAGCGAAAATCGCGATCAGCTTCAGGCCATGCCGAAAATTCACCGCTCCTCCATGATCCCTGATCCGTGGCGCACCAACCCGGTGGGCCGCTTCTGGGATCGTCTGCGTGGCCAGGATAACTCGTCAGATTATCTGAACCGCCTGAGCGATGAAGAAAAAGCCCACGAGATGAAATGGCGCACCGTGGGGACCCTTCGCCGCTATGTGCTGCTGATCCTCACCCTGGTGCAGACCGTTATCGCCACCTGGTATATGAAAACCATTTTGCCCTACCAGGGCTGGGCGCTGATTAACCCGGCAGATATGGTGGGGCAGGATCTGTGGATCTCGTTTATGCAGCTGCTGCCCTATGTGCTGCAAAGCGGCATCCTTATCCTGTTTGCCATTCTGTTTTGCTGGGTCTCTTCCGGCTTCTGGACGGCGCTGATGGGCTTCCTTCAGCTGCTTATCGGGAAGGATCGCTACAGTATTTCCGCCTCAACTGTCGGGGATGAGCCGCTGAACCCGGCGCACCGCACGGCGCTTATCATGCCCATCTGTAATGAGGACGTAAACCGCGTCTTCGCCGGGCTGCGCGCCACCTGGGAGTCGGTTAAGGCGACCGGGCAGCAACAGCATTTTGACGTCTATATCCTCAGCGACAGCTACAACCCGGATATCTGCGTGGCTGAGCAGAAAGCCTGGATGGAGCTGATTGCGGAAGTGGGCGGGGAAGGGCAGATTTTCTACCGCCGTCGTCGCCGCCGCCTGAAACGCAAAAGCGGCAATATCGACGATTTCTGCCGCCGCTGGGGCTCACAGTACAGCTATATGGTGGTACTGGATGCCGACTCCGTGATGAGCGGTGAGTGCCTGACCGGGCTGGTACGGCTGATGGAAGCCAACCCGAATGCCGGGATTATCCAGTCTGCGCCGCGCGCTTCCGGTATGGACACCCTGTATGCCCGCTGCCAGCAGTTTGCTACCCGGGTATACGGGCCGCTGTTTACTGCGGGTCTGCATTTCTGGCAGCTGGGTGAATCCCACTACTGGGGGCACAATGCGATCATCCGGGTGAAACCGTTTATCGAGCATTGCGCCCTGGCACCGCTGCCGGGTGAAGGGAATTTCGCCGGCTCTATCCTGTCTCACGACTTCGTAGAGGCCGCCTTAATGCGCCGTGCGGGGTGGGGGGTCTGGATCGCCTATGACCTGCCGGGATCTTATGAAGAGTTACCGCCGAACCTGCTGGACGAGCTGAAACGCGACCGCCGCTGGTGCCAGGGTAACCTGATGAACTTCCGCCTGTTTCTGGTGAAAGGGATGCACCCGGTACACCGTGCCGTGTTCCTGACCGGGGTGATGTCTTACCTGTCGGCACCGCTGTGGTTTATGTTCCTGGCCCTGTCTACCGCGCTGCAGGTGGTGCATGCTCTGACCGAGCCCCAGTATTTCCTGCAGCCCCGGCAGCTGTTCCCGGTCTGGCCTCAGTGGCGCCCGGAGCTGGCAATCGCGCTGTTTGCCTCCACCATGGTGCTGCTGTTCCTGCCTAAACTGCTGAGTATTATTCTTATCTGGTGCAAGGGCACCAGGGAGTATGGCGGTTTTATCCGGGTGACCATCTCTTTGCTGCTGGAGGTGCTGTTCTCCGTGCTGCTGGCGCCGGTGCGTATGCTGTTCCACACGGTGTTTGTGGTGAGCGCGTTCCTCGGCTGGGAAGTGGTCTGGAACTCACCCCAGCGTGATGACGACTCCACCCCCTGGGGTGAGGCGTTTATGCGCCACGGCTCGCAGATGTTACTGGGTCTGGTGTGGGCAGCGGGTATGGCCTGGCTGGATCTGCGCTTCCTGTTCTGGCTGGCGCCGATTGTGGTTTCGCTTATCCTGTCGCCGTTTGTGTCGGTTATCTCCAGCCGCGCAACCGTCGGGCTACGTACCCGTCGCTGGAAACTGTTCCTGATCCCGGAAGAGTACCAGCAGCCGAAGGTGCTACAGGCAACCGATACTTACCTGGCGCTTAACCGCAGCCGTGAGCTGAGTGACGGATTTATGCACGCGGTGTTTAACCCGTCGCTGAATGCCCTGGCCTGCGCAATGGCAACCGCCCGTCACCGGGCCAGCCACGTGCTGGAGATTGCCCGTGACCGGCATGTTGAACAGGCCCTTAACGAGAACCCGGACAAGCTCAACCGGGATCGGCGCCTGGTGCTGCTAAGTGACCCTGTCACAATGGCGCGCATGCATTACCGGGTCTGGTCGAACCCTGAGAAATACTCATCCTGGGTTCAGCAGTACGATCAGTGCCATCTCAATCCGCAGGCGTTTAAACCGCACGGATAA
- the mdtG gene encoding multidrug efflux MFS transporter MdtG, with translation MPETTPPLNWKRNLAITWCGCFLTGAAFSLVMPFLPLYVEVLGIHNHESLNIWSGVVFSITFLFSAIASPFWGSLADRKGRKLMLLRSALGMAIVMLLMGLAQNIWQFLVLRALLGLLGGYIPNANALIATQVPRQKSGWALGTLSTGGVAGALLGPLAGGLLADTWGLRPVFFITASVLFCCFLLTLFFINERFEPVSRKAMLSARQVLGSLKHPRLVLSLFITTMIIQVATGSIAPILTLYVRELAGNVANLAFISGMIASVPGVAALLSAPRLGKLGDRIGPEKILIVALVVSVLLLLPMAWVQTPLQLGILRFLLGAADGALLPAVQTLLVYNSTNQISGRIFSYNQSFRDIGNVSGPLIGSAVAASYGFRTVFCVTAAVVLFNAFYSWISLRRK, from the coding sequence ATGCCTGAAACAACCCCGCCGCTGAACTGGAAACGTAACCTGGCCATTACCTGGTGTGGCTGCTTCCTGACCGGGGCCGCATTCAGTCTGGTTATGCCTTTTTTACCGCTGTATGTGGAAGTGCTCGGGATCCATAACCACGAGTCGTTAAATATCTGGTCCGGCGTGGTTTTCAGTATCACTTTTTTGTTTTCGGCTATCGCCTCCCCGTTCTGGGGCAGCCTGGCGGACCGCAAAGGCCGCAAGCTGATGCTGCTGCGCTCTGCCCTGGGTATGGCCATTGTGATGCTGCTGATGGGGCTTGCACAAAATATCTGGCAATTTCTGGTATTACGCGCCCTGCTGGGGTTGCTGGGCGGGTATATTCCCAATGCCAACGCGCTGATAGCCACCCAGGTGCCGCGCCAGAAAAGCGGCTGGGCGCTGGGCACCCTCTCCACCGGCGGGGTTGCCGGGGCGCTGCTTGGCCCGCTGGCCGGTGGTCTGCTGGCCGATACCTGGGGCCTGCGACCGGTCTTTTTTATTACCGCCAGCGTGCTGTTCTGCTGTTTTCTGCTCACCCTGTTTTTTATTAATGAGCGTTTCGAGCCGGTATCCCGTAAAGCGATGCTCAGCGCCCGCCAGGTGCTGGGCTCCCTGAAGCATCCGCGCCTGGTGCTGAGCCTGTTTATCACTACGATGATTATTCAGGTTGCCACCGGCTCCATCGCCCCGATTCTGACGCTCTACGTGCGCGAGCTGGCGGGTAATGTGGCGAATCTGGCGTTTATCAGCGGGATGATTGCCTCAGTTCCCGGTGTGGCGGCGCTGCTCAGCGCACCGCGCCTGGGTAAGCTCGGCGACAGGATCGGGCCGGAGAAGATCCTGATTGTCGCGCTGGTAGTGTCCGTGCTGCTGTTGCTGCCCATGGCCTGGGTACAGACACCGCTACAGCTGGGGATCCTGCGTTTCCTGCTCGGTGCGGCAGACGGGGCGCTACTTCCGGCCGTTCAGACCCTGCTGGTGTACAACTCCACCAACCAGATCTCCGGGCGCATTTTCAGCTATAACCAGTCATTTCGCGATATCGGTAACGTAAGCGGGCCGCTGATTGGCTCGGCGGTTGCGGCCAGTTATGGCTTTCGCACCGTGTTCTGCGTGACGGCGGCGGTGGTGTTGTTTAACGCTTTTTACTCCTGGATAAGCCTGCGCAGGAAATAG
- a CDS encoding MysB family protein gives MSDQNEEFCFTLEEAIDAAREAFLDSHAQGSSDTSVEQLSVQKYIMQNGDEMWRALFLSDDDDDPGDAIPMLSGVAAQSVFDGDYEIGELLQEWQEENTLHEWDDGEFQTEPPLDTEEGQTAADEWDER, from the coding sequence ATGTCCGACCAGAATGAAGAATTCTGCTTTACGCTTGAGGAAGCCATTGATGCCGCCCGGGAGGCATTCCTTGACAGCCACGCGCAGGGGTCGTCTGACACCAGTGTGGAGCAGTTGTCGGTTCAGAAATACATTATGCAAAACGGCGATGAGATGTGGCGGGCGCTCTTTCTGAGCGACGATGACGACGATCCGGGTGATGCCATCCCGATGCTCTCCGGCGTGGCGGCCCAGAGCGTATTCGACGGGGACTATGAAATCGGTGAGCTGCTTCAGGAGTGGCAGGAAGAAAATACCCTGCATGAGTGGGATGACGGCGAATTTCAGACCGAGCCGCCACTGGATACCGAAGAAGGCCAGACCGCAGCCGACGAATGGGACGAGCGGTAA
- a CDS encoding Kdo(2)-lipid IV(A) acyltransferase codes for MTHLPRFTRSLLHPRYWLTWFGIAALYLVVLLPYPVIYRIGCGLGFLAKRILKRRVKIAHRNLELCFPEMSEAERQRHVDGNFRSVGMGVMETGMAWFWPDWRMKRWCDVSGVNEIRALQAEKRGILLIGLHFLTLELGARIFGIHTPGIGVYRPNDNPVIDWLQTWGRTRSNKSMLDRKDLKGMIRALKNGEIIWYAPDHDYGPRNSVFAPLFAVEQAATTPGTWMLAKTTKASIVPFVPRRKPDGKGYELIILPPENNPPLGSPEETAAWMNKIVEKCIMMAPEQYMWLHRRFKTRPEGAPSLY; via the coding sequence ATGACCCATTTGCCGCGTTTTACCCGCTCACTTTTACACCCCCGCTACTGGCTGACCTGGTTTGGCATCGCTGCGCTCTACCTGGTCGTGTTGCTGCCCTACCCGGTTATTTACCGCATTGGCTGCGGGCTTGGCTTTCTGGCAAAACGAATACTTAAACGGCGGGTAAAAATTGCCCACCGGAATCTGGAGCTGTGCTTCCCGGAGATGAGCGAAGCAGAGCGCCAGCGCCATGTTGACGGCAACTTCCGCTCAGTAGGGATGGGGGTGATGGAAACCGGCATGGCCTGGTTCTGGCCCGACTGGCGGATGAAGCGCTGGTGCGATGTCAGCGGTGTTAATGAGATCCGCGCCCTGCAGGCGGAAAAGCGCGGCATTTTGCTGATCGGTCTGCATTTTCTGACCCTGGAGCTGGGGGCGCGTATTTTCGGTATTCATACGCCCGGTATCGGGGTCTACCGCCCTAACGACAACCCGGTCATTGACTGGTTGCAGACCTGGGGCAGAACCCGCTCGAACAAAAGCATGCTCGACCGAAAAGATCTGAAAGGCATGATCCGCGCACTGAAAAATGGCGAAATCATCTGGTACGCCCCGGATCACGACTACGGCCCGCGTAATAGTGTCTTTGCGCCGTTATTTGCCGTCGAACAGGCCGCCACCACGCCCGGCACCTGGATGCTGGCAAAAACCACGAAGGCCAGTATTGTGCCCTTCGTGCCGCGCCGTAAACCGGACGGTAAAGGCTACGAGCTGATCATCCTGCCGCCGGAAAACAACCCGCCCCTCGGCTCCCCGGAAGAGACCGCCGCCTGGATGAACAAAATTGTGGAGAAGTGCATCATGATGGCCCCGGAGCAGTATATGTGGCTGCACCGTCGCTTTAAGACCCGCCCGGAGGGCGCCCCTTCACTCTATTAA
- the ymdB gene encoding O-acetyl-ADP-ribose deacetylase: MLQRMRACSGDITRIPVDVIVNAANPSLLGGGGVDGAIHRAAGPALLAECKQIRQQQGECAPGHAVITGAGDLPARAVIHTVGPVWHGGNHQEAELLEEAYHHSLELASANGYHSISFPAISTGAYGYPADQAARIAVATVNRYITRREHPDLVLFVCFDEQTLALYQQLLADLADHKVL; encoded by the coding sequence ATGCTGCAACGCATGCGTGCGTGTTCCGGCGATATCACCCGCATTCCGGTTGATGTTATCGTCAATGCGGCAAACCCGTCTTTACTGGGTGGCGGTGGGGTTGACGGCGCAATTCACCGGGCGGCTGGCCCGGCATTGCTGGCCGAATGCAAACAGATCCGCCAGCAACAGGGGGAGTGTGCCCCCGGGCATGCGGTCATTACTGGTGCCGGTGATCTGCCCGCCAGGGCCGTGATCCACACCGTCGGGCCCGTCTGGCACGGTGGCAATCACCAGGAGGCGGAACTGCTGGAGGAGGCTTACCACCACAGTCTGGAGCTGGCGAGCGCGAATGGCTACCACAGCATTTCATTTCCGGCCATCAGCACCGGCGCTTACGGATACCCCGCAGACCAGGCGGCCAGAATTGCGGTGGCGACGGTTAACCGCTATATCACCCGGCGTGAGCACCCGGATCTGGTGCTGTTTGTCTGCTTTGATGAGCAGACACTGGCGCTGTATCAGCAGTTACTGGCGGATCTTGCCGACCACAAAGTGCTGTAA